The following DNA comes from Erigeron canadensis isolate Cc75 chromosome 3, C_canadensis_v1, whole genome shotgun sequence.
CCATAGTGAGTTTTCTAACAGAAATTAAGTTTTTGattaaagaaaacaaagatGTTAGGTAGTTTTAAAGGTGGAAACGGTGGTTTTAAGGTGGATTGGCCAATTCCAGTAGTGGGTATGTGGGAACCATTGCCAACAAGGATGTTAGgtagttttaaaattattattgacATAAGAAGGAAGCATACCTGAGTTGTTAGACATGTGGTTCGTTGCTGCGCTGTCCATATACCAAGTCTGATCAGGATTCAAGGACATCGCCTGAAAGGCATAGTCGATGTTGGTGGGCGTGTAAGAGTAATCCTGTGCAGAAACATATGACGCTGATGGAGCTGGTCCAAGTATCCCCGGGTTGCGTGACGGTGGTCGAGTCAGAGGAACAGTAGGATAGGGGGATGGTGGAATCGGCCATTGGGGACGATACGGAACCTGCCATTGCTGCCATTGAGGCAAGTAGCCAAAGTTACCAAAGTTGGAGGTCCAATTATTTCCACGTCCACGACCACGACCCCCGCGACGTCCACCCCTGCTGCGGCCACGATAGTCATAACTGCGACCCTGGTTGTTCGGTGGTTGGGGATCGGTAGCTGATGAAACGGTATTCTGAACCGGAGCCGGGGGGGCTGGTGGATTTGGAGCCGGATGGTATGTGGTGGCCGTGAGATTGGCACTTGCTGCTTGACGGGCTTTGCGACCCTCTTCGAGAACAAGGCGAGATCTGGCGGATTCAAAAGTGGGGAGGGTGGCCGATTGTTGAAGACTAGTAGCCACGTTATCATACTCGACAGTTAGGCCCGCAATCAATTGGAGAACTAAATTTGAATCTGCTACCGGGGCATCAACATTAGAGAGTTGATCAGAAAGATGTTTCAATTCTTGACAGTATGCTGAAACGGACTGAAAGTCAGATAGCTTGGTGTTACTGAATTTTTGTTGAAGATACACCGCCCGGGTCAGTTTATTGTCGGTAAAAATACTTACAAGAGCAGCCCAAGCTTGTGCGGCAGTGTCATCTGGATGAAGGATTGTTGTCAACAGATTCGGGGTGATGGTGCTGTAGATCCACTGAAGTACAATGGCGTCAAGACGGAGCCACTCCGCATCAGGAGGAGTGGGGGTTGCGGTTGAAGAGGATTCTATGGCAGGAGGGGTAAGGTGATCCAAGACCTTACACGCAGTGCACTGTACCTTAAAAAGAGCCATCCATGAATTATAGTTACCTTCTTCGCTATCAAGGATGATCAGGATATGGTTGCGGATGTTGGTGACGGTTGTTGCGGGATGGAAGGGTGTAGTGGTGGTTGTTTGCTTGTTTTTGTCGGAGCCGGTCATAATTGTAGGTGTTTGTGGAGTGGGAAAAAGGaaacaaatatgaaaataaaaattagggtttctgaAAAAAAAATTCCGGCGGAGGGTGGCcgaatgtaaaattaattatatgggtTTGACCGGAATTATGCAAGGAGGAAGATGGTGGCGGCGGTGACACTGTACTCGCCGGAAAAAGGGGTGAAATCGCTGAAATTCAAAGTATTCCGGCGACTGTTGTGGTGGCGCGTGGTGGCTCCGGCGGATACGAAATTTTAAagggtttttcggttttaaatTACGAAGCTAATGGTATAGGTGGTGTTGTGTGATTCGAAGAATAGAGGGCTGTAAGTCGATCGCACAGCTGCTGATCGGAAAAGAGAATGCTGGTCGGAAAAACAAGAaaggaattagggttttgatcgGAAAAGAGGGACGAGCTCTCATACCATGTAAGATAATGAATCCCCTTGGGGTTTTCCCTTCTCATTCATCTCAATTTATagaattacaaattacaattaaCTACCTTCAAATTATTACATTCGACTACCTCGAAAtctaaactaatacatatacatatacggTCTAATATAATTGATTGATGAACACATAATACATTTGCAATATAAAAATGGGCAGACCCAATAAGCTATTCTAGCTAACAAAAAGTTCTGTACAGATCAAAAACGTTATCACAGAGCTGATGTGAAATCATCTATGGCGCTCTTATGAGGAAATTCCCGTTGTAGCAGCCTTATTTTGTTCAAATCTGCTATCACCTCTTTCATACTTGGTCTTTTCTTTGCATTCCTTTTCATACATCTCTTAGCAAGCTTGGTTACAAGAAAAACCTCATTTATCAAAGCTTCACGAGTAACTTGCTTGTCCAAAATCTCAAACACTCGATTCTGTTTCATCAAATATTGGAACCGTGGAATCAGACTGTCATCTGAATCAACTGAAGAAACGACTTTTCTTTTAGTTAAAAGTTCAGTAAGGACCACACCAAAGGCATACACATCACTCTTTGCAGTAAATTGCCCTGACTCGAAATACTCTGGATCTAAGTATCCAAACGTGCCTTCAACTTGTGTAGTTAGATGTGTTCTGCTAAGAGGTATTGACCTGGAAAGTCCAAAGTCAGACAGTACTGCTCTGTAGTTCTCGTCAAGTAAGATATTGACCGGCTTGATATCTCTATGAAATATCGCGGAGGATGCATAAGAATGCAAATAGGCTAGCGCTTCTGCAACTTCCTTTGCAATTCGTATACGATCTTTCCATGAAAATTTGGAGACATCCGCTCCATCAAAGAGGTGTTCTGAGAGGGTACCATTGGATAAATACTCGTATACTAATAATGGGACTTCATATTCCAAGCAACAACCTAATAGCTTCACTACATTCCTATGGTTTATCTGTGCAAGGATGAGAAGTTCGTTAACAAATTGCTCTACTTGATCTTCGTCTACTGCATTTGACTTTTTTATTGCTACAACAGTTCCATCCGGCAACAACCCTTTGTATACTGTACCTTGTCCTCCCTTTCCAAGGATCCGCTTTCTATTAAAACCTTCCGTTGCCTTCAACATCTCTTTTTCAGtgtaaattttgattttcatcACAGATGATCTATTTCCTGAAATTTGTTGTTTCAACAGTTGTCCACCATTCCTTATGAAGCATTTCTGTTTCATcacatttttctttcttcttgcaAGTTTTATATAGGCCCAATAtccaataacaataacaactatAAGCACAATCCCAAATGCTATACTTCCTGTGAATGCAATTGAAATTAGTTTCCCACCATCGACATGcatatagtgtttttttttgtgtgactATAAATGATCACATACTAGAAGTAGCATGATGGGGAGCTGGGTAGCAGCTGAAACCGTCTAGGTCAAGTTAGGTTGACTCGAAAACATCTAATTCATTTTATCTAGATATAAAAAATATCGTTACCGTAAT
Coding sequences within:
- the LOC122592201 gene encoding putative wall-associated receptor kinase-like 16, with product MRMEVFMFIFVMVYLTTILPTQASLAKPGCQERCGNLTIAYPYGIGSGCYLNKSFEVFCNRSSQSLYSLQIVHNQEIPILDISTESVRVVGKPDLVCGDHGITTTEKTVRLEPHFSYSHHRNIYVAVGCDTAATFYVAGATSDNEVGCSSLCLVDTFSNFGTCMGIDGCCQKNIPAESAAYTSLVGSIKSTPTCSGAFIIEKNFRRPLSNRWQDIDYFPVALNLVIDFGTCQQAYKREGSLCGQNSYCVDSAMGHGYRCRCLEGYKGNPYLPDGCKDINERQNNHSGTDERCVKMPGRYECVLPYQGSIAFGIVLIVVIVIGYWAYIKLARRKKNVMKQKCFIRNGGQLLKQQISGNRSSVMKIKIYTEKEMLKATEGFNRKRILGKGGQGTVYKGLLPDGTVVAIKKSNAVDEDQVEQFVNELLILAQINHRNVVKLLGCCLEYEVPLLVYEYLSNGTLSEHLFDGADVSKFSWKDRIRIAKEVAEALAYLHSYASSAIFHRDIKPVNILLDENYRAVLSDFGLSRSIPLSRTHLTTQVEGTFGYLDPEYFESGQFTAKSDVYAFGVVLTELLTKRKVVSSVDSDDSLIPRFQYLMKQNRVFEILDKQVTREALINEVFLVTKLAKRCMKRNAKKRPSMKEVIADLNKIRLLQREFPHKSAIDDFTSAL